From a region of the Zingiber officinale cultivar Zhangliang chromosome 4B, Zo_v1.1, whole genome shotgun sequence genome:
- the LOC121978281 gene encoding dihydroceramide fatty acyl 2-hydroxylase FAH1-like has product KMVVLEGFTVDLTKPLVFQVGRLGDAYQEWVHQPIISREGPRFFANNVLEFLTRTVWWVIPVIWLPVVCWCLIQSFQMCNSFPQLALMVMTGVFLWTMIEYILHRFLFHIKTKSYWGNTAHYLLHGCHHKHPMDSLRLVFPPAATAILCIPFWKLATLLAAPTTTPALFGGGLLGYVIYDCTHYYLHHGQPSKDPAKHLKRYHLNHHFRIQNKGFGITSSLWDIVFSTLPPSKSSS; this is encoded by the exons AAAATGGTCGTACTGGAGGGTTTCACTGTTGACTTGACTAAGCCACTTGTATTTCAG GTAGGTCGCCTTGGGGATGCTTACCAAGAATGGGTTCACCAACCTATAATTAGCAGGGAAGGTCCACGGTTTTTTGCAAATAATGTTTTGGAG ttCTTAACACGAACAGTGTGGTGGGTTATTCCAGTGATATGGCTTCCAGTTGTTTGTTGGTGTCTAATCCAGTCATTTCAAATGTGCAATTCATTCCCTCAGTTGGCTCTGATGGTAATGACTGGGGTATTTTTGTGGACCATGATCGAATATATTTTGCATCGATTTCTTTTCCACATCAAAACTAAAAGCTACTG GGGAAATACAGCTCATTACCTTCTCCATGGTTGTCATCACAAGCATCCCATGGATAGCCTACGGCTAGTTTTCCCCCCTGCTGCAACTGCTATCTTATGCATACCA TTCTGGAAGCTGGCCACATTGCTTGCAGCTCCCACAACTACTCCAGCATTGTTTGGAGGTGGCCTGTTGGGTTATGTTATATATGACTGCACTCATTATTACCTGCACCATGGACAGCCCTCCAAAGATCCTGCTAAGCATCTTAAG CGATATCATCTAAATCATCATTTCCGAATCCAAAATAAGGGTTTTGGAATAACTTCTTCACTGTGGGACATTGTCTTTAGCACATTACCCCCATCAAAATCCTCTTCGTAA